GCCACGATGTATACTTGAAGCCTTTGGGTCtgaatataatagatttaGTTAAATCGTTTGGATAATGAATTAGTTCTAAATAGTTTTACACTTACACGTTATAAAACTAACCTTTGTAAATTTGTTCTGTTTTTTTCCTGATTTTAATTTGCATAATTAATTGCAgcctaaattaatattgtttactcaatattaagtaataattctCTAGACTGACTTCGTGAGAACATgttttgtattcaaatttatacatCATACACATTGACCTAATGTCTTTGaaattttctgttaaaactattgtcttcgtttgtttatttttttaaatctatctctaaaatgttttatatagaattaaatgttgataaaacaaacaaaaacccGTTCTTTACAATACACAAATTGTTAAGTAACAGTTGCAATGTGCATACAcatttgcatataaaattgttctgCTTTTCGTTCAACCAGTTTCCataagttgttttaatattcgtaattatagataataaaattaattgtctgTTAATTGGTCTACTGTTACTGGTTACTCTGTGTATTATATAGCTGTTCAAATTCAGGAAGTTTCATAATGTGTGGGTATTTTAAGAAcagagaatttttattattaagtttgattaataaaattcataactcGGAACtttacaaaaagtataaacttttaacagaaaaatctgtccatatttttcttatggtaatgtatgtaaaaaaatatgtatatgtttaagatcatttaacattatcatatatatatataatgtttaatcaaCACTATGAAATAGTTTggggtaaataaaattatgatatatattcaaaatacattttattagaaaaaaataatataaagatcgataatattttttcgactGCGGACGAAATAGACtcataaaaactatacaaCTAAAGAAATCCTATATACAATAGTGAACCCAGGTACAATCGAAGCTTTGCCTCGGATATTTTGGGCAAAATCAGCATCAATTTTATACAGAGTGATGAAAATTCATTGAAATGCGCCTTGAATAGACTTTATTCTAACCCTCACACACCCAAATCTcaacttctttatttttaaagacgcCAAAAACGATCACTCTTAAAACTAAGCTAGCCTACATCACAAGACACCAACCGGACTAAGTAACGCCTACCGAATTGACAGCGGTTATTAGATGcgaagaatttattaataatcttcATTATTAACTCAAAAGCTTTAAgcattctattaaatttatcagtcTAAAATATTGGGCTAAATATCCAAATTTCAATGAACGATCTAACAACCGAGCGATGAATCGGTCTACCAGATTTTACCGTGACCGTGGCCGTGGATGCCACCGCCGTAGATGCCACCGCTATAGATGCCGCTACTGTAGCCGCTACCACCGTAGATGCCACCGCCGATTCCGCCATAACCTCCGCCAATGCCAATAGCTCCAACTCCAGAACGAATGCCAGCTACAACTGGAACTCCTACAGGTTGTGGTACTGGCACTGCCACTGGCCTAGCGACAGGCACTGGGTACGGTTGCGGAACAGGGTATCCCACCTTGAATATggacatacatttttattatcattccGTCTCAAATGGATCTATTCCttctttttattctattaaaactaaaagtaaggaattttataatcttataacCTAAAGTTTTTGAGAATTAAGAGATCCTATatcagataataatttaattccagAAATATATTGATGATTACTTGTTTGATGATTGGCACGGGGACTGCGTGAGGTACTGGAACTGGCACGGGGCGATCTACTGCAACTGGCACGGCCTTCTCAACTGTCACTGGGTAGGGCCTTGGGACGGGCACAGCGTAGGGCCTGTCTACTGGCACTGGCACTCCAACCTGCAATTATTGGTAACACAAAATAATGGTTTGTTCTATTAGATCAGACATTTAATTTCCTACTTTATGTCCATAATAGGTTGGaccatttttttaacatgacCAGACTAAAAGGGAACATGATCTTTACGTTGTAGGAGTAAGCGTTTTTGACGCGgattatttgtattgtttttaaagttatttacctTAACGGGGTAAGGCACTGGTCTGTCTACGGCCACTGGATAGGGGGCTGGTACAGGGACTCCAACGTGCTTGGTGACGGTTGTGTGGACATCAGCACCGACGATTGCACCGGAGGATAAGCCCAGGCCGGATCCGATTCCAACACCGCTCACGATACCCCCAGAGCCAAGCCCGGAGCCGAGTCCGTACCCCCCATATCCTCCATAGCCTCCATAGCCTCCATACCCGCCACTAGATATGATAGCTCCGCCATAATGACCAACAAGTCCGCTACGTTTTTGGACAACCTTGCTCGGTTCCGCCAGAACCGATGCAGTTATGAAAAGAATTGCGATCTGTaaataacaagtaaataaaacatcaaattatatataaaaagattattctaaacgaaaatatttaaaaccgaAAGTAAGTTTGGTGCCAAATTCGGTTACAAATGCAAAAAGCTTTTCACTATTACACGCTATGACTTCATCATTGTGATTCGCGTTGGGTCCTTACAAACGAAATTCATGGCGTGTGttgaattacaaatattcGTGATCGAATTGTGGCAGTTTATGAATGATTAATGTCCGTcctttgttattgtttatgttttcgctttcaatgaattaatatatatgtgttctCTGCTTAATTTGattcaacattatatttattaaaaataatttcagcaAACGTATCAGACGATCAAAGACAATGATTTAGATTGAAAAACTAGAAGTCAAAAATGTCAAAACCGTTtggttcatatttaaatttaaaaatattttttgaacatGTTAAGTAGGGTTGCTTAATTAGTGTTATTTTTGCAGGAATATTTCCCTGTTCCCTCaagtgataaataattacaaaaagtgAATAGGAATTAGAGATGTCGCTGAATGTTGTGCAGAAAagctttttataacattattgtttaattataaattaaaacgtaataagTAACTACCACGAGTCATTACGGATACCTTACTAATACATACGAGTACACTAGTCACTTTAATGCACAAACGTGGGAATTGACGTATTTATAAACGGTTGTATGTACGTACGTATACGCCACAGAgcaataatagaaaatttaaatatgtagtcTCCACCCAGAGTTATCATTACCTAAAAagtgatgattttttttttttattaatttcttctaataattttaggaTAAAATATCCAtgaaaaatctgtttttttagACGCAactcaaaatataatgattttttacttttttttcattttaatttatttattggtgCATGATATTtcacacaaataataaattaattaatttttacatttaaacatttttaaattgcggtgatataatttatatagatatataaaatatcttatcgGACGtacgaattaaaaattaaaatataaacaagacTTACAAAAGCCCTCATAATGTTTGATTCACAACACTGTACTGTGATGTACGCAGTGTGTACTGGGACTTATATAAGGGCTCGAACACCCCACTCGTAATACTCAGCTAGTGGGGTCATACTATTAAATCTTTTTGGACATTACTCTgccataagtttttttattatataacataactaaaaaaacatagataataaaaaaaatataatacatatatatatatgaaaaaatatatacattaaaactaagaatatttctattttatttattgttcatgTACATACTGTAATCGTTACAGAACCAAAGatataaatcaaaagtaattttcCACTAAAATACGCTTCATTTGCCAAACTGTAATAATGTTTGATTCGGTTCAGATTTTAGATAATAAACTGGTTTAACACAATGACTTCCTGATACAGGGCCTATTTCTACACAGAACTTAAATATCTAGTTCAATAAgttcaaacttataacatcCTGTATTGTGTCAATTCAGTTTCGTGTTAGTCGCCTAAgacgtaataaatatagtaattattttgggccatacctattattttgtcaatttacataggaaattttaagaaaaatgaaatatatttggacAGTCTTGTGTTGATTTTTATGTGGTACATTTAAGGTAGAtttcacatttaataataatttcttaagcctttttcattaaagattcaataaataatttacattgaacaaatatattagcAGACATTTTTAGATGATTTGattaagtgtaaaaaaaaacaatttttgttcattgtttccgttttttgaaaacatgtgtatgtgctttattttttttttgaaggcGTTTATCCTAACACTTCAATAAAAGCTGATAGTTAAGATTCTAGAACTATCCCAAAGAATTGATGTTTGAGTTTTTAAAACttgattttattaactaaagGTACGGTGTTcgaattaattgaattacatatatagaaatataatatagttaatttattttttatcataagcaaacataacatttttcttaggcggtcatattatttaattatacgtaAATGTTaagatttgatttaatttttttttattattaatcatgtttcgaaaaatatttttaaattagctGCCAGCAGTAAACTTTTacatcttaatatataaaaccttccCGAATCATAAACTGTTAAATATCAGACAAggaggttatttttttttaaatataacttaagatctaagaaaaatttaaatataatgttacgaattataaaaaatatatattcaaataagtaTGATATTATCATTGGTGTAGTTATTGTTGTTGAAACGGTTTCCTCGTCTGAGTTACTAAATACATTTGTCATtagttgattttaaaataagatttttttcctaaacatttcaattcgattattaaaattctctatatattttatttttctgcaAATTGTTGTGAATATCCCATTGGCAGTATGGTTTATTCTAGCAAAAATAGTTTgccgtttattttttttattttttttagtttaagctAGTCAAAGGTCAATATTATTTGCacacaaatacatatacactatgtattttaatataatttatatgtaagaaTAGTTATTTGATAAACAAAATGCATAATTagaatctatattttaataagaaaactgtaaacatattattttaatatatatattctatgatATTTGTCAATTCCTTTCTAAGTAAAGTCCTTAAGAACAGGGACATTATTAGGTAATTTCGCTAACTTACTGTGGGCGGATAGATTGTATTGACCAATATTACGTTTAAGAAAGGTTGGACCTTTTAATTTGCATGGATATGAGAATTATGGTGTTCTGAATCATAAATTGCACCCATGCATTGTACTAGGGAAAAGTTTTGCAATCGAATGCAttgttagttattaaaaatcggatacaattattttctcaccaatttttctattttttgtctacttttttaattttcttgctTTTGTTTCAGttggtaaattttaattaatttttcgtcatacattaaatttactttctcGCGAATGCTGTATCGTCtgctaaaatatttagaacatttttttcacatcTTTCGagggaatttaaaaattttctgtcTATGGTTCAAGTTAGGAAACTTTTTGGgattgtttgtttattgatGAAACACTCGCCCACCGGTTAATTCTATTCATTTGTAACTAATTTGCATATTGATTTACAgctaacataataaattgtacGCTTTGAAAGGACCACTGTTCCCACAGAACTGATctagattttataattaatactaaatgtAGTATGTGACTGGATGATTGGGAAGAAAATTAGACGTTATCTGTTTGAGAATAGAGTCACAAATAGATTGTTTTGTGAaggtaattttatgttatttccatCTGTTTCTACGTTCAAGGACGTTCTTGGTCTGACTCCCAGTTAGTATGTTAGCAGTTTCTTTCTAATGCCAAATTCCTTGCTGGTGTTGTAAGGGCACTTTAATAACCCCCGCTTGGTgacctatttataaatacactttacccacatatatatatatatatatatacatatatatatacatagtatatatacatatatacatagtatatatatctataaatatatatattgtatttatttagttttcaataCCAATGTCGAAGTGGTTAGTccatagtgtttttttttagtttattgcaataaatcaGAAATGTGAATTGaacagatatataaatattgaattaactatacatatatacacatatttcaatgataaaatatttataagtagagaaaatatatttattaacatttgtcTGACATCATATATGTTACTAATAATTTtgcactattttataaaaaaataaataaaaaaaaaaaacatttatagttaACTCGTGGTAGTAACAAGAGTATTGTTAATGTACCGACGGAACCTACAGTCTAGTTAACGTTTCCCATTATATAAACGGAACTCTAATACTGATGTAATGTAGTCACGCGTGTTACAACGTGTTTTTGTATTAGGACACTGGTTCACTATAGATTTTGCGGGTTAGCGGaccattaacaaattattgttaaaattcttcttcattactaaatttatttctttgttgtaTTTTCGTGTCCACTGAAGTTTTAATCTCATAACGAATTAAAGTTACGaaatctgaaatatattatatttttgtcatgaATCGAGGACAGTAACAATTATTAGCAACCACCAGCCATTTAAACTGTTCTAGAATACTGTAATGTACGGTAATCTACAGTTGACAATATGGTAAGACCATAAATAACACTGAATTATTTCGGACTAAGAATTGTATTTATCGAAAGTTCAACCGTTTTAATAACCATTGCCTCATATTGTCTATTAATAAGAAAGCcttaatactaatatataaattttattaaaataaacataacatgctaatataaaacacattttcacagataattaaatctttataatatatatagagtaaaaatccttaatttttttttcaaatataaagatacaaaatgtattgattttttcttttaaaaaacaaaaaaaaactgaaagcattattaaaatttattttcaaatttaagttTAGAATATTCATGCTATGTtattattccaaaaaaaaaaaatgtctaaaaaat
The window above is part of the Danaus plexippus chromosome 7, MEX_DaPlex, whole genome shotgun sequence genome. Proteins encoded here:
- the LOC116770964 gene encoding shematrin-like protein 2, encoding MRAFIAILFITASVLAEPSKVVQKRSGLVGHYGGAIISSGGYGGYGGYGGYGGYGLGSGLGSGGIVSGVGIGSGLGLSSGAIVGADVHTTVTKHVGVPVPAPYPVAVDRPVPYPVKVGVPVPVDRPYAVPVPRPYPVTVEKAVPVAVDRPVPVPVPHAVPVPIIKQVGYPVPQPYPVPVARPVAVPVPQPVGVPVVAGIRSGVGAIGIGGGYGGIGGGIYGGSGYSSGIYSGGIYGGGIHGHGHGKIW